Proteins from one Bradyrhizobium amphicarpaeae genomic window:
- a CDS encoding UPF0280 family protein: MTRLPQIALLSDGRRLHLQDGPIDLVVEARGRADDVRAAYEAAARRFAGLLDELCAELPELRSAAGKRSSLKGVVARRMHAAVAPYASDCFITPMAAVAGSVAEEILGAMLGAATPDRVYVNNGGDIALHLGRAEYFSVGLMDRPDRDGVMRTMRLDADDPVRGIATSGRHGRSFSLGIADAVTVLAATASQADAAATVIANAVDLPGHPAIVRTPANELQPDSDLGARLVTRNVGVLLQNEIAMALESGAERARQLFDRGLIEGAVVRLCGDMLVIGTKDIEEQRTRPLVPENAVCA, encoded by the coding sequence ATGACGAGGCTCCCGCAAATCGCATTGCTGTCTGATGGCCGGCGGCTGCATTTGCAGGATGGTCCGATTGACCTGGTCGTTGAGGCGCGGGGACGCGCGGACGATGTGCGTGCGGCTTACGAGGCTGCGGCGCGACGGTTTGCCGGGCTGCTCGACGAACTCTGCGCCGAATTGCCGGAGCTGCGGAGCGCCGCCGGGAAGCGTAGTTCGCTGAAGGGCGTGGTTGCGCGTCGGATGCACGCCGCTGTCGCGCCTTACGCCTCCGATTGCTTCATCACGCCGATGGCGGCTGTTGCCGGGAGTGTGGCGGAGGAGATCCTGGGCGCCATGCTCGGCGCTGCGACGCCGGACCGTGTCTATGTGAACAACGGTGGCGACATTGCGCTTCATCTCGGTAGGGCTGAATATTTCTCCGTCGGCCTGATGGACCGACCTGATCGCGACGGCGTGATGCGGACGATGCGGCTGGATGCCGACGATCCCGTACGCGGCATCGCGACCAGCGGACGGCACGGCCGCAGTTTTTCGCTCGGAATTGCGGATGCCGTGACGGTGTTGGCGGCGACGGCGTCGCAGGCCGACGCGGCTGCGACCGTGATCGCCAATGCGGTCGATCTGCCCGGGCATCCCGCCATCGTCCGGACGCCTGCCAACGAGTTGCAGCCCGACAGCGACCTCGGCGCGCGACTTGTGACCCGCAATGTCGGTGTATTGTTGCAGAATGAGATCGCGATGGCACTCGAATCTGGCGCGGAACGTGCACGTCAATTGTTCGATCGCGGATTGATCGAGGGTGCCGTGGTGCGGCTTTGTGGTGATATGCTTGTCATCGGAACCAAGGATATAGAAGAGCAACGAACGCGCCCGCTTGTACCGGAGAACGCGGTCTGTGCCTGA
- a CDS encoding ATP-binding protein: protein MTSFGRVISVRGSLARVGLLAESQMPISEVRATVGRFVSIRSSSSVIVAMITEVSCENLSSSDNYIAVASVDLLGEILNASDKPKFQRGVTNYPTIGDAVDLITSQELRTIYAPTGSDQINVGFLQQDRSVVAYVDVEEMLSKHFAVLGSTGVGKSTGVSLLLNEILKARPNLRIFLLDVHNEYGRCFGDRALVLNPRNLKLPFWLFNFEEIVDVLFGGRAGVPEELDILAEVIPLAKGVYTQYQNADRIGLKRIDPKQVGYTVDTPVPYRLVDLMSLIDERMGKLENRSSRIIYHKLISRIEAVRNDPRYAFMFDNANVGGDTMAEVISLLFRLPANGKPMTVMQLAGFPAEVIDSVVSVLCRMAFDFGLWSDGVSPLLFVCEEAHRYASADRNVGFGPTRKAVSRIAKEGRKYGVYLGLITQRPAELDATIISQCNTLFTMRLANERDQALLRAAVSDAAANLLSFVPSLGTREVLAFGEGVALPTRLRFKEVPPHQLPRGEATISSVPSVTSGHDMHFVSAVLERWRGATSQRDVPNDPVFSAPPAKTLSNVEAPMLQPSLGLDPDRFSLLKKPLR, encoded by the coding sequence GTGACATCCTTTGGACGCGTGATTTCGGTTCGCGGATCGCTCGCCCGGGTCGGGCTCTTGGCGGAAAGCCAGATGCCGATCTCGGAAGTTCGGGCTACCGTCGGCCGCTTCGTCAGTATTCGCAGCTCCAGCTCGGTCATCGTCGCGATGATCACCGAGGTGTCCTGCGAGAACCTGTCGAGCAGCGACAATTATATTGCGGTTGCCTCGGTCGACCTGCTCGGCGAGATCCTCAACGCCAGCGACAAGCCGAAATTCCAGCGCGGCGTCACCAATTATCCGACCATCGGCGATGCCGTCGATCTCATCACCAGCCAGGAGTTGCGCACGATCTACGCGCCGACCGGCTCGGACCAAATCAATGTCGGTTTCCTGCAGCAGGACCGCTCGGTCGTCGCCTATGTCGATGTCGAGGAAATGCTGTCCAAGCATTTTGCGGTACTGGGATCGACCGGCGTCGGCAAATCCACCGGCGTGTCGCTGCTGCTCAACGAGATCCTGAAGGCGCGCCCGAACCTGCGCATCTTCCTGCTCGATGTGCACAACGAATACGGCCGCTGCTTCGGCGACCGCGCGCTGGTGCTCAACCCGCGCAATCTGAAGCTGCCGTTCTGGCTGTTCAATTTCGAGGAAATCGTCGACGTGCTGTTCGGCGGCCGCGCCGGCGTACCCGAGGAGCTCGACATCCTCGCCGAGGTGATCCCGCTCGCCAAGGGCGTCTACACCCAATACCAGAACGCCGACCGCATCGGCCTCAAGCGCATCGATCCCAAGCAGGTCGGCTACACCGTCGACACCCCGGTGCCGTACCGCCTGGTCGACCTGATGTCGCTGATCGACGAGCGCATGGGCAAGCTCGAGAACCGCTCCTCGCGCATCATCTATCACAAGCTGATCTCGCGCATCGAGGCGGTGCGCAACGACCCCCGCTACGCCTTCATGTTCGACAACGCCAATGTCGGCGGCGACACCATGGCCGAAGTCATCAGCCTGCTGTTCCGTCTCCCCGCCAACGGCAAGCCGATGACGGTGATGCAGCTCGCCGGCTTCCCGGCCGAGGTCATCGATTCCGTCGTCTCGGTGCTCTGCCGCATGGCCTTCGATTTCGGCCTGTGGAGCGACGGCGTCTCGCCGCTGCTGTTCGTCTGCGAGGAAGCGCATCGCTACGCCTCCGCGGACCGCAACGTCGGCTTCGGGCCGACCCGCAAGGCGGTGTCACGCATCGCCAAGGAAGGCCGCAAATACGGCGTCTATCTCGGTCTCATCACCCAGCGTCCAGCCGAGCTCGATGCCACCATCATCTCCCAGTGCAATACGCTGTTCACGATGCGTCTTGCCAACGAGCGCGACCAGGCGCTGCTGCGCGCCGCGGTGTCGGATGCCGCCGCGAACCTGCTGTCCTTCGTGCCCTCGCTCGGCACGCGTGAAGTGCTGGCCTTCGGCGAAGGCGTCGCGCTGCCGACCCGGTTGCGCTTCAAGGAGGTGCCACCGCACCAATTGCCGCGCGGTGAGGCCACCATCAGCAGCGTGCCTTCGGTCACCTCCGGCCACGACATGCATTTCGTCAGCGCCGTGCTCGAACGCTGGCGCGGCGCCACCTCGCAGCGCGACGTACCGAATGATCCGGTGTTCTCGGCCCCGCCCGCCAAGACGCTCTCCAATGTCGAGGCCCCGATGCTGCAGCCCTCGTTGGGGCTCGATCCGGACCGCTTCTCACTGTTGAAGAAGCCGCTGCGGTAA
- a CDS encoding catechol 2,3-dioxygenase: MQAEPILDLAHLGHMELLTPKPDESLKFFVDVMGMTVSGQKGESVYLRGWDDYERYSLKLTASKTSGMEHMALRARSQQALERRVAALKGSGFDIGWIDGDMGQGPTFRCRDPDGHIVELYYETEWYQAPPELKPALKNQAQRFPARGVNVRRLDHLNCLAVDIKANREFFENYLGCRLTEQIVLNDGREAAMWLTMSNKSYDFAYSLDHSGVPGRFHHVTYALDSREEILRAADIFLENGIHIETGPHKHAIQQTFFLYVYEPGGNRVEVANAGARLILAPDWKPIVWTEEERKKGQAWGLKTIESFHTHGTPPVEVKKHA, translated from the coding sequence ATGCAAGCCGAACCGATCCTCGATCTCGCTCATCTCGGCCATATGGAGCTGCTGACTCCGAAGCCCGATGAGAGCCTGAAATTCTTCGTCGATGTCATGGGCATGACCGTCAGCGGCCAGAAGGGCGAGTCGGTCTATCTGCGCGGTTGGGACGATTACGAGCGCTACTCGCTCAAGCTGACGGCGTCGAAGACCTCAGGCATGGAGCACATGGCGCTGCGCGCGCGCAGCCAGCAGGCGCTGGAGCGTCGCGTCGCCGCGCTGAAGGGCTCCGGCTTCGACATCGGCTGGATCGACGGCGACATGGGGCAGGGGCCGACTTTCCGTTGCCGCGATCCCGACGGCCACATCGTAGAGCTCTACTACGAGACCGAATGGTATCAGGCGCCGCCGGAACTGAAGCCGGCGCTGAAGAACCAGGCGCAGCGCTTTCCCGCGCGCGGGGTCAATGTCCGCCGTCTCGATCATCTCAACTGCCTCGCCGTCGACATCAAGGCGAACCGCGAGTTCTTCGAGAACTATCTCGGCTGCCGCCTCACCGAACAGATCGTGCTCAACGACGGACGCGAAGCTGCGATGTGGCTGACCATGTCGAACAAGAGCTACGATTTCGCCTATTCGCTCGACCATTCGGGCGTGCCGGGCCGCTTCCACCACGTCACCTACGCGCTCGACAGCCGCGAGGAGATTCTGCGTGCGGCCGACATCTTCCTGGAGAACGGCATCCACATCGAGACCGGCCCGCACAAGCACGCGATTCAGCAGACCTTCTTCCTCTACGTCTACGAGCCCGGCGGCAACCGCGTCGAGGTCGCCAATGCCGGCGCCCGCCTGATCCTCGCGCCGGACTGGAAGCCGATCGTGTGGACCGAGGAGGAGCGCAAGAAGGGGCAGGCCTGGGGGCTGAAGACGATCGAGTCGTTCCACACCCACGGCACGCCGCCGGTGGAAGTGAAGAAGCACGCGTGA
- a CDS encoding ABC transporter substrate-binding protein yields the protein MRARNYFVGAAFALLAGGMANSALAQDIKIGEINSYSLLPAFTEPYRKGWQLAVEEINAAGGINGKKLVVISKDDGGKPADAQTAANELVSSEGVAMLTGTFLSNIGLAVSDFANQKKVFFLAAEPLTDAVTWSKGNKYTFRLRPSNYMQAAMLVEAAAKLPAKRWATIAPNYEYGQSAVAVFKKLMSEKRPDIQWVDEQWPPQGKIDAGPVVQAVAAANPEAILNVTFGADLVKLVREGNTRGLFKGREVVSFLTGEPEYLDPLKDETPEGWIVTGYPWYSIKTPEHDAFLKAYQTKYNDYPRLGSIVGYQTIKAAAAILAKAGSTDPEKLIAAAEGISMPSPFGEITFRKIDHQSTLGAFVGKTALKDGKGVMVDSVYKKGADYLPSDAEVEKLRPKD from the coding sequence ATGCGAGCAAGAAATTACTTCGTCGGCGCGGCGTTTGCGCTTCTGGCGGGCGGCATGGCTAATTCGGCCCTGGCGCAGGACATCAAGATCGGCGAGATCAACAGCTATTCGCTGCTGCCGGCGTTCACCGAACCCTATCGCAAGGGCTGGCAGCTCGCGGTCGAAGAGATCAACGCGGCCGGCGGCATCAACGGCAAGAAGCTCGTCGTCATTTCGAAGGACGACGGCGGCAAGCCGGCGGACGCGCAGACCGCGGCCAACGAGCTCGTCTCGAGCGAGGGCGTTGCGATGCTGACGGGTACGTTCCTGTCGAACATCGGCCTCGCCGTCAGCGACTTCGCCAACCAGAAGAAGGTGTTCTTCCTCGCGGCCGAGCCGCTGACGGACGCCGTCACCTGGTCCAAGGGCAACAAATACACCTTCCGCCTGCGTCCTTCCAACTACATGCAGGCGGCGATGCTGGTGGAGGCGGCCGCGAAGCTGCCGGCAAAGCGCTGGGCGACCATCGCGCCCAACTATGAATACGGCCAGTCCGCAGTCGCCGTCTTCAAGAAGCTGATGTCGGAGAAGCGCCCGGACATCCAGTGGGTCGACGAGCAGTGGCCGCCGCAGGGCAAGATCGACGCGGGTCCGGTGGTGCAGGCCGTTGCCGCCGCCAATCCCGAGGCGATCCTCAACGTCACCTTCGGCGCCGATCTCGTCAAGCTCGTGCGTGAAGGCAACACCCGCGGCCTGTTCAAGGGGCGCGAAGTCGTCTCGTTCCTGACCGGTGAGCCGGAATATCTCGATCCGCTCAAGGACGAGACGCCCGAGGGCTGGATCGTCACCGGTTACCCCTGGTACTCGATCAAGACGCCCGAGCATGACGCGTTCCTGAAGGCCTACCAGACCAAGTACAACGACTATCCGCGCCTCGGCTCGATCGTCGGCTACCAGACCATCAAGGCGGCCGCCGCAATCCTGGCGAAGGCCGGCTCGACCGATCCGGAGAAGCTGATCGCCGCGGCGGAGGGGATCTCCATGCCGTCGCCGTTCGGAGAGATCACCTTCCGCAAGATCGACCATCAGTCGACGCTCGGCGCATTCGTCGGCAAGACCGCGCTGAAGGACGGCAAGGGCGTGATGGTGGACTCGGTCTACAAGAAGGGCGCGGACTACCTGCCCAGCGATGCCGAGGTCGAGAAGCTGCGTCCGAAGGATTGA
- a CDS encoding (2Fe-2S)-binding protein, with amino-acid sequence MTQTPIRLTVNGAIHDIAAAPETPLLYVLRNDLALNGPKYGCGLGECGTCTVLIDGAPARSCVIPVTGCAGRDIVTLEGLGTRDKPDVVQQAFIDEQAAQCGYCLNGMIMTTKALLAINPRPTEQEAVAALRYNLCRCGTHVEILRAVMRASGQLTEAVD; translated from the coding sequence ATGACGCAGACACCGATCCGTCTCACCGTGAATGGGGCGATCCACGACATCGCCGCAGCGCCGGAGACGCCGCTGCTCTACGTGCTGCGCAACGACCTCGCGCTCAACGGCCCGAAATATGGTTGCGGCCTCGGCGAATGCGGCACCTGCACTGTCCTGATCGACGGGGCCCCGGCCCGCTCCTGCGTGATTCCCGTCACTGGCTGCGCCGGCCGCGACATCGTGACGCTCGAAGGACTCGGCACGCGCGACAAGCCTGACGTGGTGCAGCAGGCGTTCATCGACGAACAGGCTGCGCAATGCGGCTATTGCCTCAACGGCATGATCATGACCACCAAGGCGCTGCTCGCGATCAACCCGCGGCCGACCGAGCAGGAGGCGGTCGCCGCGCTGCGCTACAATCTCTGCCGCTGCGGCACCCATGTCGAAATCCTGCGCGCCGTGATGCGCGCTTCAGGCCAGCTCACCGAGGCCGTTGATTGA
- a CDS encoding amino acid synthesis family protein: MSAIIRKIVTVVEETQMEMGRQVSPPTRRAAAIAVIENPFAGRYVEDLSPLIAIGEELGELLSKRAVAALGIDGAKAQSYGKAAAVGENGELEHAAAILHPKMGAPVRKVLGKGAALIPSSKKRSGPGTTLDIPLGHKDAAFVRSHFDGMEVQINDAPRANEIMVAVAVTDSGRPLPRVGGLTVAEVKGEDGLR, from the coding sequence ATGAGCGCGATCATCCGCAAGATCGTCACCGTCGTCGAAGAGACCCAGATGGAGATGGGCCGGCAGGTCTCGCCGCCGACCCGGCGCGCGGCGGCGATTGCCGTCATCGAAAATCCCTTTGCCGGACGATATGTCGAAGACCTCTCGCCGCTGATTGCGATTGGCGAGGAACTGGGCGAGCTCCTGTCGAAGCGCGCGGTGGCGGCGCTCGGCATCGATGGCGCCAAGGCGCAGAGCTACGGCAAGGCCGCGGCCGTCGGAGAGAACGGCGAACTGGAGCATGCCGCCGCGATCCTCCATCCCAAGATGGGCGCGCCGGTGCGCAAGGTTCTGGGCAAGGGCGCAGCGCTGATCCCGTCGTCCAAGAAGCGGAGCGGTCCCGGCACGACGCTCGACATTCCGCTCGGGCACAAGGATGCCGCGTTCGTGCGCAGCCATTTCGACGGCATGGAGGTGCAGATCAACGACGCGCCGCGCGCCAACGAGATCATGGTCGCGGTCGCCGTCACCGACAGCGGCCGTCCGCTGCCGCGCGTCGGCGGGCTGACGGTTGCGGAAGTGAAGGGCGAGGACGGCTTGAGATAG
- a CDS encoding molybdopterin cofactor-binding domain-containing protein codes for MASPAPDGVERQSGSLVVVRTVDELTSETFIRITADGSVNAYNGHVDLGTGIRTALGQIVAEELDVSFARVVVVLGDTAVVPNQGATIASETIQITAVPLRKAAAQARHFLIARAAERLELPAADLRIEDGLVRGRDNRSISYGELIGSETIRLELADDVTVKAVGDYAIVGQSMPRVDLPAKATGALTFVHDIRVPGMLHGRVVRPPYAGVDAGPFVGTSLIAVDESSVRDIPGLVAVIRIGDFVGLVAEREENAIRAAEQLEVSWKPTPALTDLADVETALRANPSTPRTLIDKGDVDAAISNAAKPMQRTYVWPYQMHASIGPSCAVADFSDGNIRVWSGTQNPHVLRSDLALLIERPESEIEVIRLEAAGCYGRNCADDVTADALLLSRAVGRPVRVQLTREQEHAWEPKGTAQLIDVDGGLDADGGIAGYDLATRYPSNAAPTLALLLTGRIPSDPAVLQMGDRTAIPPYDYDHMRVVAHDMPPIVRASWFRGVSALPNTFAHESYIDEAATEAGVDPIEYRLRYLKDQRAVDLVNAVAERAGWTPRPVREEKDGEIVRGRGFAYALYVHSKFPGYGAAWSAWIADVAVNTSTGDVSVTRVVAGQDSGLMINPDGVRHQIHGNVIQSTSRALMEEVSFERGAVAAREWGAYPIIPFPDVPKIDVLMLPRPDQPPLGVGESASVPSAAAIANAIFDATGVRFREPPFTPERILKGLHGTTPAPPQALPAPVPPQPSRSWENPFAKRAGIVATIAAVCTAAIGIGAALLPGRAIAPIARPDASVYSAATIARGEQLAALGNCAECHTTINGALYAGGRALETPFGTIYATNITPDVETGIGAWSYPAFERAMREGLHRDGRQLYPAFPYTHFSKTGDADMQALYAYLMAQPAVRATAPANTLAFPLNLRPLLAGWNALFHQTKEFKPDPTKSEAWNRGAYLVEGLGHCSGCHSPRNALGAEQRDTYLAGGFAEGWEAPPLTSVSHAPIPWSEDELFAYMRTGHSRYHGVAAGPMAPVVRDLKALPDRDIRAMAVYLNSFNDTAADAPALAAKLESATQVTVASSSGARLYQGACAVCHEVGGLPLFGSRPSLALNSNIHSTKADNLVQVILHGIADPVSSDLGYMPAFRNSMSDAQIEELVTFLRRQFAPDKPAWSGVRETIARVRATAH; via the coding sequence ATGGCCTCCCCTGCCCCTGATGGAGTTGAGCGTCAATCCGGCTCGCTCGTGGTCGTCCGCACCGTGGACGAGCTCACCTCCGAAACTTTCATCCGCATCACCGCGGACGGCTCGGTCAACGCCTATAACGGCCATGTCGATCTCGGCACAGGCATCCGCACCGCGCTCGGCCAGATCGTCGCCGAGGAGCTGGATGTCTCCTTTGCGCGCGTCGTCGTCGTGCTCGGCGACACCGCGGTGGTGCCGAACCAGGGCGCGACGATCGCGAGCGAGACCATCCAGATCACCGCCGTGCCGCTGCGCAAGGCCGCGGCGCAAGCGCGTCACTTCCTGATCGCGCGTGCCGCCGAGCGGCTGGAGCTACCGGCGGCAGATCTCAGGATCGAAGACGGCCTCGTGCGCGGACGCGACAATCGCAGCATCAGTTATGGGGAGTTGATCGGCAGCGAGACGATCCGCCTCGAACTTGCCGACGACGTCACCGTCAAGGCGGTCGGCGATTATGCCATCGTCGGTCAGTCGATGCCGCGCGTCGATCTGCCCGCCAAGGCCACCGGCGCGTTGACCTTCGTGCACGATATCCGCGTCCCCGGCATGCTGCACGGCCGCGTGGTGCGGCCGCCCTATGCCGGCGTCGATGCCGGCCCGTTCGTCGGCACCAGCCTGATCGCGGTCGATGAATCCTCGGTGCGCGACATTCCCGGCCTTGTCGCCGTCATCCGCATCGGCGACTTCGTCGGTCTCGTCGCCGAGCGTGAGGAAAATGCGATCCGCGCGGCCGAGCAGCTCGAGGTGAGCTGGAAGCCGACGCCGGCGTTGACCGATCTTGCCGACGTCGAGACGGCGCTGCGCGCCAATCCCTCGACGCCGCGCACGCTGATCGACAAGGGCGACGTCGATGCGGCGATATCAAACGCGGCCAAGCCGATGCAGCGCACTTACGTGTGGCCTTATCAGATGCACGCCTCGATCGGCCCATCCTGTGCGGTTGCCGATTTCAGCGACGGCAATATCCGGGTCTGGTCGGGCACGCAAAATCCGCATGTGCTGCGCAGCGACCTCGCGCTGCTGATCGAGCGACCCGAGAGCGAGATCGAGGTGATCCGGCTGGAGGCCGCTGGCTGCTACGGCCGCAATTGCGCTGACGATGTCACCGCCGACGCCTTGCTGCTGTCGCGCGCGGTCGGGCGCCCCGTGCGCGTGCAGCTCACACGCGAGCAGGAGCACGCCTGGGAGCCCAAGGGCACGGCGCAGCTCATCGATGTCGATGGCGGGCTCGATGCCGACGGCGGCATCGCCGGTTACGATCTCGCCACGCGCTATCCCTCGAACGCCGCGCCGACGCTGGCGTTGCTGCTCACCGGGCGCATTCCATCCGACCCCGCCGTGCTCCAGATGGGCGACCGCACCGCGATCCCGCCCTACGATTACGACCACATGCGTGTCGTCGCCCACGATATGCCGCCGATCGTGCGCGCCTCCTGGTTCCGCGGTGTTTCCGCGCTGCCGAACACCTTTGCGCACGAATCCTACATCGACGAAGCCGCCACCGAGGCCGGCGTCGACCCGATCGAATACCGCTTGCGTTATCTCAAGGATCAGCGCGCCGTCGATCTCGTCAATGCGGTGGCCGAGCGTGCGGGCTGGACGCCCCGGCCGGTGCGCGAAGAGAAAGACGGCGAAATCGTGCGCGGGCGCGGTTTCGCCTATGCGCTCTACGTCCACAGCAAGTTTCCCGGCTATGGCGCGGCGTGGTCGGCCTGGATTGCCGACGTCGCGGTGAACACATCGACCGGCGATGTCAGCGTCACGCGTGTGGTTGCGGGACAGGATTCCGGATTGATGATCAATCCGGACGGCGTGCGCCACCAGATCCACGGCAACGTCATCCAGTCCACCAGCCGCGCGCTGATGGAGGAGGTCTCGTTCGAGCGTGGCGCGGTGGCGGCGCGCGAATGGGGCGCCTATCCGATCATCCCGTTCCCGGACGTGCCCAAGATCGACGTGCTGATGCTGCCGCGACCGGATCAGCCGCCGCTCGGCGTCGGCGAATCCGCCTCGGTCCCGAGCGCCGCGGCAATTGCCAATGCGATCTTCGATGCGACCGGCGTGCGCTTTCGCGAGCCGCCGTTTACGCCGGAACGCATCCTGAAGGGATTGCACGGCACTACGCCGGCGCCGCCGCAGGCCCTGCCCGCGCCCGTTCCGCCGCAGCCGTCGCGCAGCTGGGAGAATCCCTTCGCCAAACGCGCCGGCATTGTCGCGACGATTGCGGCGGTTTGCACCGCCGCGATCGGCATCGGCGCGGCGCTGCTGCCGGGACGCGCGATCGCGCCGATCGCGCGACCGGATGCATCGGTCTATTCCGCCGCGACAATCGCGCGCGGAGAGCAACTCGCAGCGCTCGGCAACTGCGCGGAGTGCCACACCACGATCAATGGCGCGCTCTACGCCGGCGGCCGCGCATTGGAGACACCGTTCGGCACGATCTACGCGACCAACATCACGCCTGATGTCGAGACCGGCATCGGCGCCTGGTCCTACCCAGCCTTCGAGCGCGCGATGCGCGAAGGATTGCACCGCGATGGACGGCAGCTCTATCCCGCCTTTCCGTACACGCATTTTTCAAAGACCGGTGACGCCGACATGCAGGCGCTCTACGCTTACCTGATGGCGCAGCCAGCGGTGCGCGCGACGGCGCCGGCGAACACCCTCGCCTTCCCGCTCAATCTGCGCCCGCTGCTCGCGGGATGGAATGCGCTGTTCCACCAGACCAAGGAATTCAAGCCCGACCCCACCAAATCCGAGGCCTGGAATCGCGGCGCCTACCTCGTCGAGGGCCTCGGCCATTGCAGCGGCTGTCATTCGCCGCGCAATGCGTTGGGCGCCGAGCAGCGCGACACCTACCTCGCCGGCGGCTTTGCCGAGGGCTGGGAGGCGCCGCCGCTGACCTCGGTCTCGCATGCCCCGATCCCATGGAGCGAGGACGAGCTGTTCGCCTATATGCGCACCGGCCATTCGCGCTATCACGGCGTCGCTGCCGGCCCGATGGCGCCTGTCGTCAGGGACCTCAAGGCCCTGCCCGACCGGGACATCCGCGCGATGGCGGTCTATCTCAATTCGTTCAACGACACCGCAGCCGATGCGCCTGCGCTTGCCGCAAAGCTCGAGAGCGCAACGCAGGTCACGGTCGCCTCCTCCAGCGGCGCACGGCTCTATCAGGGCGCCTGCGCCGTCTGCCACGAGGTCGGCGGCCTGCCGCTATTCGGCTCCCGGCCCTCGCTCGCGCTCAACAGCAACATTCACAGCACAAAGGCGGACAATCTCGTGCAGGTGATCCTGCACGGCATCGCCGATCCCGTGTCGAGCGACCTCGGCTACATGCCCGCATTCAGAAACAGCATGAGCGACGCGCAAATCGAGGAACTCGTCACTTTCTTGCGCAGGCAATTCGCGCCGGACAAGCCGGCTTGGTCAGGCGTTCGCGAGACGATCGCGCGGGTGCGTGCGACAGCGCATTAG
- a CDS encoding 6-hydroxynicotinate reductase has translation MVMETTSAALDKIRCDACPVMCYIKPGAAGACDRYANHDGKLVRVDPHVILERTVSHGGKLVPFSRTEDWDGKIVHEPSTFVTAIGAGTTYPDYKPAPFIVSAEVDGVDMVTVVTEGIFSYCGIKVKIDTDRYLGPETATVRAQGEAVGHVTTSEYGSQMLSLGGVHHLTGGSKKEGRVTCDTLMDLANCKAVELTIDGGASVVVQAGQPPIVNGMKEERMRVGCGSATIGMFAKQWHGKVDEVVVVDDHITGVLSEHQAGKLLDIADTGIKMKGRRSTPGRYFQVADPGTGWGGTNISDPLAILGPFDAKEAKPGLSMLMVSTTGEHSSYYVLDEALKPVETEMPAELKFSVERIQENCEPALCTVLFMAGAGGSLRAGVTDNPVRLTRSVKDALTRVTSGGAPVYVWPGGGITYMVDVTQMPAGAFGYVPTPALVAPIEFTMKLSDYAALGGHMDYVKPLSEVQNGEDVRQLPWQNPIPGPRA, from the coding sequence ATGGTGATGGAAACGACGAGCGCTGCTCTCGACAAGATCCGCTGCGATGCTTGTCCGGTGATGTGCTACATCAAGCCGGGCGCCGCGGGCGCCTGCGATCGCTACGCCAATCACGACGGCAAGCTCGTCCGCGTCGATCCGCATGTGATCCTGGAGCGCACGGTCTCGCATGGCGGCAAGCTGGTCCCGTTCAGCCGCACCGAAGATTGGGACGGCAAGATCGTCCACGAACCCTCCACCTTTGTGACGGCGATCGGCGCAGGCACGACCTATCCCGACTACAAGCCGGCGCCGTTCATCGTCTCCGCGGAGGTCGACGGCGTCGACATGGTGACTGTCGTCACCGAGGGCATCTTCTCCTATTGCGGCATCAAGGTGAAGATCGACACCGATCGCTATCTCGGGCCGGAGACCGCGACCGTCCGGGCGCAGGGCGAGGCGGTCGGCCACGTCACCACCAGCGAATACGGCTCGCAGATGCTGTCGCTCGGCGGCGTGCATCATCTGACCGGCGGCTCAAAGAAGGAGGGCCGCGTCACCTGCGACACGCTGATGGATCTCGCCAATTGCAAGGCGGTCGAGCTGACCATCGACGGCGGCGCGAGTGTCGTGGTGCAGGCCGGCCAGCCGCCGATCGTCAACGGCATGAAAGAAGAGCGCATGCGGGTCGGCTGCGGCTCGGCGACGATCGGCATGTTCGCCAAGCAATGGCACGGCAAGGTCGACGAGGTCGTCGTGGTCGACGACCACATCACCGGCGTGCTCAGTGAGCACCAGGCCGGCAAGCTGCTCGACATCGCCGACACCGGCATCAAGATGAAGGGCCGCCGCTCGACGCCCGGCCGTTATTTCCAGGTCGCCGATCCCGGTACGGGGTGGGGTGGGACCAACATCTCCGATCCGCTCGCGATCCTCGGACCGTTCGATGCCAAGGAGGCAAAGCCGGGTCTTTCGATGCTGATGGTCTCCACCACCGGTGAGCATTCGTCCTATTACGTGCTCGACGAGGCCCTGAAACCGGTCGAGACCGAAATGCCTGCCGAGCTGAAGTTTTCGGTCGAGCGCATCCAGGAGAATTGCGAACCGGCGCTGTGCACGGTGCTGTTCATGGCGGGTGCCGGCGGCTCGCTGCGGGCAGGCGTCACGGACAATCCGGTGCGGCTGACACGTTCGGTGAAGGATGCGCTGACGCGCGTCACCAGCGGCGGCGCGCCGGTGTATGTCTGGCCCGGCGGCGGCATCACCTACATGGTCGACGTGACGCAGATGCCGGCGGGCGCGTTCGGCTACGTGCCCACACCGGCGCTGGTCGCCCCGATCGAGTTCACGATGAAGCTGTCCGACTACGCCGCGCTCGGCGGCCACATGGATTACGTGAAGCCGCTCTCCGAGGTGCAGAACGGCGAGGATGTCCGCCAGCTGCCCTGGCAGAACCCGATCCCGGGACCTCGGGCATGA